One region of Bacillus mesophilus genomic DNA includes:
- a CDS encoding ATP-dependent DNA ligase, whose translation MFISPMLLHKTEQPFDSDDYITELKLDGIRLLYSVDLQGKVRLYTRHKNEVTSKFPELVALNSIPPGTVLDGELIVTNEEGKPDFEAVMSRFQSKRSHYCISYVVFDVLLHRGESTVSIPLLKRKELLAEIVETDTEILSKSQFVEGNGAAFFELTKAQLLEGIVLKKKDSKYEIGKRSHSWLKCINYQYADVLVTGYRKNEFGWLLSDYSGKPLGIMELGVSEHERKRGYQAKRLQESTDFVFIEPFETKVKFREYTKAGLLRLPSLA comes from the coding sequence ATGTTTATATCGCCAATGTTACTACACAAAACGGAGCAACCATTTGACTCCGATGATTATATAACAGAATTAAAACTAGACGGAATCCGCTTATTATATTCAGTTGATCTACAAGGTAAAGTACGACTTTACACGCGACATAAGAACGAAGTCACATCAAAATTCCCTGAGTTAGTTGCCTTAAATAGTATTCCACCAGGCACTGTTCTAGACGGAGAGTTGATTGTAACTAACGAGGAGGGTAAACCGGACTTTGAAGCGGTTATGAGTCGTTTTCAGTCTAAGCGATCACATTACTGCATTAGTTATGTAGTCTTTGATGTGCTACTTCATCGCGGAGAATCGACGGTTAGCATCCCATTATTGAAGCGTAAGGAGCTACTTGCGGAGATTGTTGAGACCGATACTGAAATACTCTCAAAATCTCAGTTTGTTGAAGGTAATGGTGCTGCCTTTTTCGAGTTAACGAAGGCACAGTTACTTGAAGGGATTGTTCTGAAGAAGAAAGACTCTAAATATGAAATAGGAAAGCGTAGTCACTCCTGGTTGAAGTGTATTAATTATCAGTATGCTGACGTGCTTGTTACTGGTTATCGTAAAAATGAGTTTGGGTGGTTGCTTAGTGATTATAGCGGCAAGCCTCTTGGGATTATGGAGCTTGGGGTTTCTGAGCATGAAAGGAAACGTGGTTACCAGGCTAAGAGATTGCAAGAGAGTACCGATTTTGTTTTTATAGAGCCGTTTGAGACTAAAGTTAAGTTTCGGGAGTATACGAAAGCAGGATTATTACGTTTACCTTCGCTCGCCTAA
- a CDS encoding restriction endonuclease has translation MAVPSSQSLTLPLLKILQDGKIHILKDLYRQLAEDIRLSEADKNELLPSGAERTFNNRVRWAKTYLEKGGFLRTVSKARYVITKRGLEVLASEANFINVYPLEFDEQNQFSSISDQELLEETSNTTFQITENDTPEEILEKSYYRMSEDLSTELLSKIKECSPEFLEKLVVDLLLAMDYGGTKEDAGQAIGRRGDGGIDGIIKEDKLGLDTIYIQAKRWNNTVGRPDIQAFAGSLEGQRAKKGVFITTSKFTNEAKDYVQVINKKIALIDGEWLAQLMIEYGLGVSECKRYIVKRIDTDYFVDEEVSSGKVGDKL, from the coding sequence GTGGCAGTACCTAGTTCTCAATCACTTACGTTACCTTTATTAAAAATTTTACAGGATGGAAAAATACATATATTGAAGGATCTTTATCGACAACTAGCGGAAGACATTCGTTTAAGTGAAGCTGATAAAAATGAATTACTACCAAGTGGTGCAGAAAGGACATTTAATAATCGAGTTCGTTGGGCAAAGACCTATTTAGAAAAAGGTGGATTTCTAAGAACTGTTTCTAAGGCTAGGTATGTCATCACTAAACGTGGACTAGAAGTATTAGCATCGGAAGCTAATTTTATTAACGTTTACCCTTTAGAATTCGATGAACAGAATCAATTCAGTTCCATTTCAGATCAAGAACTCCTAGAAGAGACCTCAAATACAACTTTCCAGATTACAGAAAATGATACACCAGAAGAGATACTAGAAAAGAGCTACTACCGTATGAGTGAGGACCTCTCGACTGAACTACTTAGTAAGATTAAGGAATGTTCACCCGAATTTCTTGAAAAGCTTGTGGTCGATCTATTACTCGCCATGGACTACGGTGGAACCAAAGAAGATGCTGGACAAGCAATTGGAAGAAGAGGAGATGGGGGGATTGATGGAATCATTAAGGAAGATAAACTTGGCTTGGATACCATCTATATTCAAGCGAAAAGGTGGAACAATACAGTAGGAAGACCTGATATACAAGCGTTTGCAGGAAGCTTAGAAGGGCAAAGGGCAAAAAAAGGTGTGTTTATTACAACTTCTAAATTTACGAATGAAGCAAAAGACTATGTTCAGGTCATTAATAAAAAAATCGCGTTAATAGACGGAGAGTGGTTAGCCCAACTAATGATTGAGTATGGTCTTGGTGTTTCAGAATGTAAGAGATATATAGTCAAGAGAATTGACACTGATTATTTTGTTGATGAGGAAGTTAGTAGCGGGAAAGTAGGAGATAAACTATAA